Below is a window of Cytophagaceae bacterium DNA.
AAAGAGGCTATCGAATTTTATTGAAGGTAGTTTTACTATCTTTTTAGTAATATTTGCCTGGATTTTTTTCAGGGCAAAAAATTTCACCGATGCAAAATATGTTATTAAGAACGTTTTTGCAGGGAGTAGTCATAGCATTTCTCAAATAACTGAAATGATAGGCAGTAAAGAATTAATCGTATTGCTATCAGCGATTCTCATTATGGAAATTGTTCATAAAATGCAGAATACCAAAGCCATAGGTGCCTGGATAGAAACGCTCCCCAGATGGCAAAGGTGGTCTGTCTATTATTTCTTCCTTTTTTTTCTGCTTACATTCGGGTATTTTGGAAAAGTTCAATTCATATACTTTCAGTTTTAAATAATGAATCAAGATTTTAAAAAATATATAAAACTTCTCCTGATTTTCGGAATACCTTTCTGGCTTCTGGCGATCAGCTATTTCGTTTTTGACCCATTTCATGTACTTAGAAATTATCAGGAGTATGGAAGCAACTATTTGAAGACTTACAACAGGAACCGTATCAGCACTCAGACATTCCTAAATTATAATCCTAAGTATCATTTTGAATCTTTTATTTTTGGAAGCTCCAGATCAAGTGCTTTCCGAACTTCAGCATGGTCAAAATATATTGGGGACTCAAACCCTTATCATTTCGATGCATTCAATGACAATATCTCAGGAATAAGAGGAAAAATGCAATTCATTGAAAACCAAGGAAATAAGATTAAAAATGCCCTTATTGTAATTGATAACGACACATTTAGTGAACAATATGACGATGAAAGCGATATCGTTCATATGAAAGATTGCATGTGGTCGGGTAGAAATCCATTGATGTATCATTTAGAGTTTTTCAAAGCTTTTTTCAAAAAAAAGTATTTTATTTCATTTTTTGATCTAAAAATTAACAAAACTTACCGACCCTGGATGGAGGAGTTTTTCAAATTTAAATATTATTACGAAGCTCCAAGAAATGACTTCTATTTCCCTGAAAATGAAGAAGGTATCCAAAAGGATTCCGTAAAATACTATGCTAATCCAGACTTCAAAAAACGCTATTGGAAACCAGAACCTTATGATAAAACTATCAATGAGGAGCATTTGAAAGAACTGAAAATAATTAAGGAAATTTTAGATAGAAATAAATCCAAATACAAAATCGTAATTTCCCCTTTATTTAATCAAATTGACTACAGTCCCATTGATTTGGAAGTCTTGAATATATATTTTGGCAAAGAAAATGTATATAATTTCTCAGGAATTAATAAATATACAAACGACATTGCAAATTATTATGAAATGTCGCATTATAAGCCGCAATTGGGTAATATTCTGATGAAAGAAATGTATCAAAAAGAAGTAAAAGCAAACTGAATAATATTGGCACCCATTTTTAATGCCTCCTGCCTTACACTTTCAGGATCATTGTAAAGGGTTTGGTCTTCCCAACCATTTCCGAGATCACATTCATAAGAAAAAAAGCAAACCAAGCGGCCTTCATGAACAATCCCAAAACCTTGAGGTGGTTTGTTATCATGTTCATGTATTTTGGGTAAGCCATTTTTGAAAGTATATTTCTGTTGATAAATCTGGTGCGTAAAGGGAAGTTCAATAAATTCATGCTCAGGAAATACTTTTTTCATTTCTCTTCTGATAAAATTATTGAGCCCATAGTTGTCATCTACATGCAAAAAACCACCTGCAAGCAGGTAATTCCTTAGATTTTTTGCCTCCTGATCTGAAAAAACTACATTTCCGTGACCTGTCATGTGAACAAATGGATATTGAAAGATTTTTTTATCCCCTACTTCTATAATATCTTCTTCAGGGAAAATATTAGTTTTCAGATTTTTATTACAAAAACTAATCAGGTTGGGCAAAGATGTTTTGTTGGCGTACCAATCCCCTCCACCATTATATTTCAGTTTGGCAATTTTTAAGGAGTTACTCTGTCCGAAAGCTCCGTTAGTTAGAATAAACAACAAAAATGAAATTTTTAAAAATCTCATACTTTAAAATATATCAAATTTCAATTTTAAATAACAATATCTATTCCATTAAGTTTAACAAACTCAATGCAACTACCCCGGCGGTTTCAGTCCTGAGTCTGTTTGCTCCCAAAGTTACAGTTTTAAAGCCAACTTCATTGGCTTTGAGAATCTCTTCTTTCGTGTAATCTCCCTCGGGCCCTATAAATATCAAAATCTCAGGGCTTAAGTTTTGAGTAAAAATAGGTTCCGCCACTTCATCATAATGTGCGATAAATATCTGATTTTTACCAAAACCTATTTCCATAAATTGTTTAAAATCAATCAGTTCACTAATGTCCGGCAAATATGCCTTGAGTGATTGTTTCATTGCAGAAACAGCTATTTTTTTTATCCTTTCCTGATTGATTTTTTTAGGGTATGTATGTGCTGTTTTTACAAAAAAAATTTCATGGATACCTATCTCTACCGCCTTTTCAACAAAATATTCAATTCGATCAGCATTTTTGGTTGGGCAGATTGCTACCGATATTTTTCTTTTTGGTTGATTATAATTCTGGATTTCA
It encodes the following:
- a CDS encoding DUF4159 domain-containing protein produces the protein MRFLKISFLLFILTNGAFGQSNSLKIAKLKYNGGGDWYANKTSLPNLISFCNKNLKTNIFPEEDIIEVGDKKIFQYPFVHMTGHGNVVFSDQEAKNLRNYLLAGGFLHVDDNYGLNNFIRREMKKVFPEHEFIELPFTHQIYQQKYTFKNGLPKIHEHDNKPPQGFGIVHEGRLVCFFSYECDLGNGWEDQTLYNDPESVRQEALKMGANIIQFAFTSF
- a CDS encoding 16S rRNA (uracil(1498)-N(3))-methyltransferase, whose product is MASKIDFLFYCPDINQKKILDATDSQHCVKVLRKKKGDAIQVTDGKGGWYSCSITDPNPKACAFLVLDEIQNYNQPKRKISVAICPTKNADRIEYFVEKAVEIGIHEIFFVKTAHTYPKKINQERIKKIAVSAMKQSLKAYLPDISELIDFKQFMEIGFGKNQIFIAHYDEVAEPIFTQNLSPEILIFIGPEGDYTKEEILKANEVGFKTVTLGANRLRTETAGVVALSLLNLME